A window from Pseudomonas moraviensis encodes these proteins:
- a CDS encoding lysine N(6)-hydroxylase/L-ornithine N(5)-oxygenase family protein — MTQANASPIVHDLIGVGFGPSNLALAIALQERGTTQGELDVLFLDKQANYSWHGNTLSTQSELQISFLKDLVTLRNPTSPYSFVNYLKHHGRLVDFINLGTFYPCRMEYNDYLRWVAGQFTEQSRYGEEVQFIEPVLHNQQVEALRVISRGSDGQQFVRTTRSVVVSAGGTPRIPEAFKALKGDHRVFHHSQYLSQMARQPCVSNQPMSIAIIGGGQSAAEAFIDLNDSFPSVQVDMILRGSALKPADDSPFVNEVFSPEFTDLVFQQNSVERERLVNEYHNTNYSVVDIDLIERIYGIFYRQKVSGIARHAFRTLTTVESATATANGIELAVRNNATGELTVRIYDAVVLATGYERQMHRKLLAPLEEYLGEFEVDRNYKLITDERCKAGIYMQGFCQASHGLSDTLLSVLPIRADEIAGSLYEHGKQRGHSRSVAELLLATAS, encoded by the coding sequence ATGACACAGGCAAATGCATCGCCCATCGTTCACGACCTGATCGGCGTCGGTTTCGGCCCTTCGAACCTGGCACTGGCCATCGCCTTGCAGGAACGCGGTACGACCCAGGGCGAACTGGATGTGCTGTTCCTCGACAAGCAGGCCAATTACAGCTGGCACGGCAATACATTGTCGACGCAGAGCGAATTGCAGATTTCCTTCCTCAAGGACCTGGTGACCCTGCGCAATCCCACCAGCCCGTATTCCTTCGTCAATTACCTCAAGCACCACGGACGGCTGGTCGATTTCATCAACCTCGGCACCTTCTATCCATGCCGCATGGAGTACAACGACTACCTGCGCTGGGTCGCCGGGCAGTTCACCGAGCAGAGCCGTTACGGTGAAGAAGTGCAGTTCATCGAACCGGTCCTGCATAACCAGCAGGTGGAAGCCTTGCGCGTGATTTCCCGCGGTAGCGACGGCCAGCAGTTCGTGCGCACCACGCGTTCGGTGGTGGTGAGCGCCGGCGGCACACCGCGTATTCCGGAGGCATTCAAGGCGCTCAAGGGCGATCACCGGGTGTTCCACCATTCGCAATACCTGTCGCAAATGGCCCGCCAGCCCTGTGTGAGCAATCAACCGATGAGCATCGCGATCATCGGTGGCGGGCAGAGCGCGGCGGAAGCCTTCATTGACCTCAATGATTCGTTCCCTTCGGTGCAGGTCGACATGATCCTGCGCGGCTCGGCCTTGAAGCCTGCGGACGACAGCCCGTTCGTCAACGAAGTGTTTTCGCCGGAGTTCACCGACCTGGTGTTCCAGCAGAACAGCGTCGAGCGCGAACGGCTGGTCAACGAGTACCACAACACCAACTATTCGGTGGTCGACATCGACCTGATCGAACGCATCTACGGCATCTTCTACCGGCAGAAGGTTTCCGGGATTGCCCGCCATGCCTTCCGCACCCTGACCACCGTCGAAAGCGCCACTGCCACGGCAAACGGCATCGAGCTGGCGGTGCGCAACAACGCCACAGGCGAGCTCACGGTGCGCATTTATGACGCCGTGGTGCTCGCCACCGGTTACGAGCGGCAGATGCACCGCAAATTGCTCGCGCCGCTGGAGGAGTACCTCGGCGAATTCGAAGTCGATCGCAATTACAAACTGATCACCGACGAGCGCTGCAAGGCTGGCATTTATATGCAGGGCTTCTGCCAGGCCAGCCATGGCCTGAGCGATACGCTGCTGTCGGTGCTGCCGATTCGCGCCGACGAAATCGCCGGCTCGCTGTATGAGCATGGCAAACAGCGCGGGCATAGTCGCTCGGTGGCGGAGTTGCTGTTGGCGACTGCCAGCTGA
- a CDS encoding sigma-70 family RNA polymerase sigma factor yields MLENYYRELVCFLNARLGNRQVAEDVVHDAYVRVLERSSEVPIEQPRAFLYRTALNLVIDDHRRNALRQVESLDVLDNEERYFTPSPHGTLDHGQRLEMLQRALAELPPLCRDSFLLRKIEGLSHPEIAQTLGISRALVEKHIVNAMKHCRLRIQQWDGQ; encoded by the coding sequence ATGTTGGAAAACTACTATCGTGAGCTGGTGTGTTTCCTCAACGCCAGACTGGGCAACCGTCAGGTCGCCGAGGATGTGGTGCATGACGCCTATGTACGCGTGCTGGAGCGCTCCAGCGAAGTGCCGATCGAACAACCGCGGGCCTTCCTTTATCGCACCGCGCTGAACCTGGTTATCGACGATCACCGCCGCAACGCGCTGCGCCAGGTTGAATCGCTGGACGTGCTGGATAACGAAGAGCGCTATTTCACTCCCTCGCCTCATGGCACCCTCGATCATGGTCAGCGTCTGGAAATGCTCCAGCGTGCGCTGGCCGAATTGCCGCCGCTGTGTCGCGACAGTTTTCTGCTGCGCAAGATCGAAGGCCTGTCCCACCCGGAAATCGCCCAGACCCTCGGCATCTCCCGGGCGCTGGTGGAAAAACACATCGTCAACGCCATGAAGCATTGCCGCTTGCGCATCCAGCAATGGGATGGCCAGTGA
- a CDS encoding efflux RND transporter periplasmic adaptor subunit: protein MNRPRPARRALFAALCLIPVIAVAAWQVLPPGRDAIATVQVSRGDIENSVTALGTLQPRRYVDVGAQASGQIQKIHVEAGDAVKEGQLLVEIDPSTQKAKLDAGRFSIENLKAQLQEQRAQHDLAQQKYQRQQKLAAGGATREEDVQTARAEVRATQARIDMFQAQIRQAQASLRSDEAELGYTRIYAPMSGTVVAIGAREGQTLNAQQQTPLILRIARLSPMTVWAEVSEADIGHVKPGMTAYFTTLSGGNRRWSSTVRQILPVPPRPLEQNQGGSPTSGRSGSERVVLYTVLLDVDNADHSLMTDMTAQVFFVAQQAQDTLTVPSAALQPGSRPQWQRAQIVAANGDIQAREVRTGISDRLRTQVLEGLAEGEHILSAPASGHGG, encoded by the coding sequence ATGAATCGTCCCCGCCCCGCGCGTCGCGCGCTGTTCGCCGCCCTCTGTCTGATTCCCGTGATCGCCGTTGCTGCCTGGCAGGTTTTGCCGCCCGGTCGCGACGCCATTGCCACCGTGCAGGTCAGCCGGGGCGATATCGAAAACAGCGTGACGGCGTTGGGCACCCTGCAGCCGCGCCGCTACGTGGATGTCGGCGCGCAGGCCTCCGGGCAGATTCAGAAGATTCACGTCGAGGCCGGTGACGCGGTCAAGGAAGGTCAGTTGCTGGTGGAAATCGACCCGTCGACGCAGAAAGCCAAGCTCGATGCCGGACGCTTCTCCATCGAAAATCTCAAGGCGCAGTTGCAGGAGCAACGTGCCCAGCACGATCTGGCGCAGCAGAAATACCAGCGTCAGCAGAAACTGGCCGCCGGTGGCGCCACCCGCGAGGAAGATGTGCAGACCGCCCGCGCCGAGGTCCGAGCGACCCAGGCGCGCATCGACATGTTCCAGGCACAAATCCGTCAGGCCCAGGCCAGCCTGCGCAGCGACGAGGCGGAGCTCGGCTACACGCGCATCTACGCACCGATGAGCGGAACCGTTGTGGCCATTGGTGCGCGCGAAGGCCAGACCCTCAACGCCCAGCAACAGACCCCGCTGATCCTGCGCATCGCCAGGCTTTCACCGATGACGGTATGGGCCGAGGTTTCGGAGGCCGACATCGGCCATGTCAAACCGGGCATGACCGCCTATTTCACTACTCTCAGCGGCGGCAACCGGCGCTGGAGCAGCACCGTGCGGCAGATCCTGCCGGTGCCGCCGCGCCCGCTCGAACAGAATCAGGGCGGCAGTCCCACCAGTGGCCGCAGCGGCAGCGAACGCGTGGTTCTGTATACCGTGCTGCTCGACGTCGATAATGCCGATCACAGTCTGATGACCGACATGACCGCCCAGGTGTTCTTCGTCGCGCAACAGGCGCAGGACACCCTGACCGTGCCGAGCGCCGCCCTGCAACCGGGTTCGCGTCCACAGTGGCAACGGGCACAGATCGTCGCCGCCAACGGTGATATTCAGGCGCGGGAAGTGCGCACCGGCATCAGCGATCGCCTGCGCACCCAAGTCCTGGAAGGTCTGGCCGAGGGCGAACATATTCTCAGCGCGCCGGCCAGCGGTCATGGGGGCTGA
- a CDS encoding MacB family efflux pump subunit produces MHTPLIELRQIRKAYGGDDSPLVEVLRGIDLSIHAGEFVAIVGASGSGKSTLMNILGCLDRPTSGEYRFAGENVAQLDSDELAWLRREAFGFVFQGYHLIPSGSAQENVEMPAIYAGTPAVERHARAFALLERLGLGSRTGNRPHQLSGGQQQRVSIARALMNGGHIILADEPTGALDSHSGAEVMTLLDELADQGHVVILITHDREVAQRAKRIIEIRDGLIISDSAGHASTPSSANPGALQAVDLRQRLSSGSSQTGAWKGELVDAVQAAWRVMWINRFRTALTLLGIVIGVASVVVMLAVGEGSKRQVMAQMGAFGSNIIYLSGSAPNPRTPEGIITLDDVAELSALPQVERIMPVNGSTAGVRFGNADHSSYVGGNDTNFPVIFNWPVIQGSYFTQADEDSAAAVAVIGTKVRDKLLKDVANPIGQYILIENVPFQILGVLAEKGASSGDSDSDNRIAVPYSAASMRLFGSRNPQYVVIAAKDARKVKDAEQAIEQAMLRRHHGKKDFELTNNAAMIQAEARTQGTLSLMLGAIAAISLLVGGIGVMNIMLMTVRERTREIGIRMATGARQRDILRQFLTEAVMLSVVGGIAGIGLALLVGGVLLLSGVSIAFQALAVIGAFACALVTGVIFGFMPARKAARLDPVTALTSE; encoded by the coding sequence ATGCACACGCCTCTGATCGAACTGCGACAGATCCGCAAAGCCTACGGCGGCGATGACAGCCCGCTGGTGGAAGTGCTGCGCGGGATCGATCTGTCGATCCACGCCGGCGAGTTCGTCGCCATTGTCGGCGCCTCCGGTTCGGGCAAGTCGACGCTGATGAACATCCTCGGTTGCCTTGACCGGCCTACCAGCGGCGAATATCGCTTCGCCGGGGAAAATGTCGCTCAGCTGGACAGCGATGAACTGGCCTGGCTGCGCCGCGAAGCATTCGGATTTGTCTTTCAGGGCTATCACCTGATCCCCTCCGGCTCGGCGCAGGAAAACGTCGAGATGCCGGCCATCTACGCCGGCACCCCGGCCGTCGAGCGGCATGCCCGCGCCTTTGCGCTACTGGAACGTCTTGGCCTCGGCAGTCGCACCGGCAACCGTCCGCATCAGCTTTCCGGCGGTCAGCAACAGCGGGTGTCGATTGCCCGCGCGCTGATGAACGGCGGCCACATCATCCTCGCCGACGAGCCGACCGGCGCTCTCGACAGCCACAGCGGCGCCGAGGTCATGACCCTGCTCGACGAGCTCGCCGATCAGGGCCACGTCGTCATCCTCATCACCCACGACCGCGAAGTGGCGCAACGGGCCAAGCGCATCATCGAAATTCGCGACGGCCTGATCATCAGTGACAGCGCCGGGCATGCGTCCACGCCCTCTTCGGCCAATCCCGGCGCGCTGCAAGCGGTCGACCTGCGCCAGCGCCTGAGCAGTGGCAGCAGCCAGACCGGCGCCTGGAAAGGTGAACTGGTCGACGCCGTGCAAGCCGCGTGGCGAGTGATGTGGATCAACCGTTTTCGCACGGCGCTGACACTGCTGGGCATCGTTATCGGTGTGGCCTCAGTGGTAGTGATGCTCGCCGTTGGCGAGGGCAGCAAGCGCCAGGTCATGGCGCAAATGGGTGCGTTCGGCTCCAACATCATTTACCTCAGCGGCTCGGCACCGAACCCGCGCACGCCCGAGGGCATCATCACCCTCGACGACGTCGCCGAACTGTCCGCCCTGCCCCAGGTGGAGCGGATCATGCCGGTCAACGGCTCGACCGCCGGCGTGCGGTTTGGCAATGCCGACCACAGCAGTTACGTCGGCGGCAATGACACCAATTTCCCGGTGATTTTCAATTGGCCGGTGATCCAGGGCAGCTATTTCACCCAGGCCGATGAAGACAGCGCCGCCGCTGTCGCGGTGATCGGCACCAAGGTCCGCGACAAGCTGCTCAAGGATGTCGCCAACCCGATCGGTCAATACATCCTCATCGAAAACGTGCCGTTCCAGATCCTCGGCGTGCTCGCGGAAAAAGGCGCCAGCTCTGGCGACTCGGATAGTGACAACCGCATCGCCGTGCCCTATTCGGCGGCGAGCATGCGCCTGTTCGGCAGTCGCAATCCGCAATACGTGGTGATCGCCGCCAAGGATGCGCGCAAGGTCAAGGACGCCGAACAGGCCATCGAACAGGCGATGCTGCGGCGGCACCACGGCAAGAAGGATTTCGAGCTGACCAACAATGCCGCCATGATCCAGGCCGAGGCGCGCACGCAAGGCACGCTGTCGCTGATGCTGGGTGCGATTGCGGCGATTTCCCTGCTGGTCGGCGGCATCGGCGTGATGAACATCATGCTCATGACCGTGCGCGAACGTACGCGGGAGATCGGTATTCGCATGGCCACTGGCGCACGCCAGCGCGACATCCTGCGCCAGTTCCTCACTGAAGCGGTGATGCTGTCGGTGGTCGGCGGTATTGCCGGGATCGGCCTGGCGCTGCTGGTCGGCGGCGTGTTGTTGCTCAGCGGTGTGTCGATTGCCTTTCAAGCGCTGGCGGTGATCGGCGCGTTTGCCTGTGCGCTGGTCACCGGTGTCATTTTCGGCTTCATGCCGGCCCGCAAAGCTGCCCGGCTCGACCCGGTCACGGCCCTTACCAGTGAATGA